The following proteins come from a genomic window of Canis aureus isolate CA01 chromosome 3, VMU_Caureus_v.1.0, whole genome shotgun sequence:
- the MINK1 gene encoding misshapen-like kinase 1 isoform X4, translating into MGDPAPARSLDDIDLSALRDPAGIFELVEVVGNGTYGQVYKGRHVKTGQLAAIKVMDVTEDEEEEIKQEINMLKKYSHHRNIATYYGAFIKKSPPGNDDQLWLVMEFCGAGSVTDLVKNTKGNALKEDCIAYICREILRGLAHLHAHKVIHRDIKGQNVLLTENAEVKLVDFGVSAQLDRTVGRRNTFIGTPYWMAPEVIACDENPDATYDYRSDIWSLGITAIEMAEGAPPLCDMHPMRALFLIPRNPPPRLKSKKWSKKFTDFIDTCLIKTYLSRPPTEQLLKFPFIRDQPTERQVRIQLKDHIDRSRKKRGEKEETEYEYSGSEEEDDSHGEEGEPSSIMNVPGESTLRREFLRLQQENKSNSEALKQQQQLQQQQQRDPEAHIKHLLHQRQRRIEEQKEERRRVEEQQRREREQRKLQEKEQQRLEDRQALRREEERRQAEREQEYIRHRLEEEQRQLEILQQQLLQEQALLLEYKRKQLEEQRQSERLQRQLQQEHAYLKSLQQQQQQQQQQQKQQQPGLPTDRKPLYHYGRGSSPADKPAWAREVEERTRMNKQQNSPLAKTKPSSTGPEPPLPQAAPGPPGPLSQTPPMQRPVEPQEGPHKSLQDQPTRNLAAFPASHEPDPAVPTPTTTPSARGAVIRQNSDPTSEGPGPGPNPPAWVRPDTEAPPKVPQRTSSIAAALNTSGAGGARPTQAVRARPRSNSAWQIYLQRRAERGTPKSPGPPAQPPGPPNACSNPDLRRSDPSWERPEGALPAHGHLPQAGSLERNRVGASSKLDSSPVLSPGNKAKPDDHRSRPGRPASYKRAIGEDFVLLKERALDDAPRPPKKAMDYSSSSEEVESSEDEDESNGEPSEGSRDPPGARDGDTDSVSTMVVHDVEEIAGTQTPYGGGTMVVQRTPEEERSLLHADSNGYTNLPDVVQPSHSPTESGKGQSPPSKDGGSDYQSRGLVKAPGKSSFTMFVDLGIYQPGGSGDTIPITALVGGEGGRLDQLQYDVRKGSVVNVNPTNTRAHSETPEIRKYKKRFNSEILCAALWGVNLLVGTENGLMLLDRSGQGKVYGLIGRRRFQQMDVLEGLNLLITISGKRNKLRVYYLSWLRNKILHNDPDVEKKQGWTTVGDMEGCGHYRVVKYERIKFLVIALKSSVEVYAWAPKPYHKFMAFKSFADLPHRPLLVDLTVEEGQRLKVIYGSSAGFHAVDVDSGNSYDIYIPVHIQSQITPHAIIFLPNTDGMEMLLCYEDEGVYVNTYGRIIKDVVLQWGEMPTSVAYICSNQIMGWGEKAIEIRSVETGHLDGVFMHKRAQRLKFLCERNDKVFFASVRSGGSSQVYFMTLNRNCIMNW; encoded by the exons GACCCTGCTGGAATCTTCGAGCTGGTGGAAGTGGTCGGAAATGGAACTTACGGACAGGTGTACAAG GGTCGGCACGTCAAGACTGGGCAGCTGGCTGCCATCAAGGTCATGGATGTCACGGAG gatgaggaggaagagatcAAACAGGAGATCAACATGTTGAAGAAATATTCTCACCACCGTAACATCGCCACCTACTATGGGGCCTTCATAAAGAAGAGCCCCCCCGGGAATGACGACCAGCTCTGG CTGGTGATGGAGTTCTGTGGGGCTGGCTCCGTGACAGACCTAGTGAAGAACACAAAGGGGAATGCCCTGAAGGAGGACTGTATCGCCTACATTTGCAGGGAGATTCTCCGG ggtCTGGCCCATCTCCATGCCCACAAGGTGATCCATCGAGACATCAAAGGGCAGAACGTGCTGCTGACAGAGAACGCCGAGGTCAAGCTAG TGGACTTTGGGGTGAGTGCTCAGCTGGACCGCACTGTGGGCAGGCGGAACACTTTCATCGGGACCCCCTACTGGATGGCCCCAGAGGTCATCGCCTGTGATGAGAACCCCGATGCCACCTATGACTACAGG AGTGACATTTGGTCTCTAGGAATCACAGCCATCGAGATGGCAGAGGGGGCCCCCC CTCTGTGTGACATGCACCCCATGCGAGCCCTCTTCCTCATCCCACGGAACCCACCCCCCAGACTCAAGTCCAAGAAATG GTCTAAGAAGTTCACTGACTTCATTGACACGTGTCTTATCAAGACCTACTTGAGCCGCCCACCTACAGAGCAGCTGCTCAAGTTCCCCTTCATCCGGGACCAGCCCACAGAGCGGCAGGTCCGCATCCAGCTCAAGGACCACATCGACCGCTCCCGCAAGAAGCGAGGCGAGAAAG AGGAGACGGAGTACGAGTACAGCGGCAGTGAGGAGGAGGATGACAGCCATGGAGAGGAGGGCGAGCCCAG CTCTATCATGAACGTGCCGGGGGAATCCACACTGCGCCGGGAGTTCCTGCGGCTGCAGCAGGAGAACAAGAGCAACTCTGAGGCtttgaagcagcagcagcagctgcagcagcagcagcaacgaGACCCTGAGGCACACATCAAGCATCTCCTGCACCAGCGCCAGCGCCGCAtcgaggagcagaaggaggagcgGCGGCGCGTGGAGGAG CAACAGCGGCGGGAGCGGGAGCAGCGGAAGCTgcaggagaaggagcagcagcGCCTGGAGGACCGGCAGGCCCTGCGGCGGGAGGAGGAGAGGCGGCAGGCTGAGCGGGAGCAG gagtATATTCGTCACAGGCTAGAGGAGGAGCAGCGGCAGCTCGAGATCCTCCAGCAACAGCTgctccaggaacaggccctgcTGCTG GAGTACAAGCGGAAGCAGCTGGAGGAGCAGCGGCAGTCCGAGCGGCTCCAGAGGCAGCTGCAGCAGGAGCACGCCTACCTCAAGtccctgcagcagcagcagcagcagcagcagcagcagcagaagcagcagcaaccGGGCTTGCCCACCGATAGGAAGCCGCTATACCACTACGGCCGGGGCAGCAGTCCCGCTGACAAGCCTGCTTGGGCACGAGAG GTTGAGGAGAGGACAAGGATGAACAAGCAGCAGAACTCCCCCTTGGCCAAGACCAAGCCAAGCAGCACAGGGCCTGAGCCCCCCCTTCCCCAGGCCGCCCCCGGGCCTCCGGGCCCCCTTTCCCAAACTCCGCCTATGCAGAGGCCGGTGGAGCCCCAGGAGGGACCGCACAAG TCCCTGCAGGACCAGCCCACCCGAAACCTGGCTGCCTTCCCAGCCTCCCATGAGCCTGACCCCGCTGTCCCCACGCCCACCACCACGCCCAGCGCCCGAGGAGCCGTCATCCGCCAGAATTCAGATCCCACCTCCGAAGGGCCTGGCCCCGGCCCAAACCCCCCAGCCTGGGTCCGGCCGGATACTGAGGCCCCCCCCAAG gTGCCTCAGAGGACCTCCTCCATTGCTGCCGCGCTCAACACCAGTGGGGCCGGAGGGGCCCGGCCCACTCAGGCTGTCCGCGCCAG ACCTCGCAGCAACTCCGCCTGGCAAATCTATCTGCAAAGGCGGGCAGAGCGGGGCACCCCCAAGTCTCCAGGGCCCCCCGCTCAGCCCCCTGGCCCGCCCAACGCCTGTAG CAACCCGGATCTCAGGAGGAGCGACCCCAGCTGGGAGCGGCCGGAAGGTGCCCTCCCCGCTCACGGGCACCTGCCCCAGGCTGGCTCGCTGGAGCGGAACCGTGTAGGAG CCTCCTCCAAACTGGATAGTTCCCCAGTGCTCTCCCCTGGGAACAAAGCCAAGCCTGATGACCACCGCTCACGGCCAGGCCGGCCCGCA AGCTATAAGCGTGCCATCGGTGAG gATTTCGTGCTGTTGAAGGAGCGAGCCCTGGACGATGCCCCACGGCCACCCAAGAAGGCCATGGATTACTCGTCCTCCAGTGAGGAGGTGGAGAGCAGTGAAGATGAGGATGAAAGCAACGGCGAGCCCTCAGAGGGGAGCAGAGACCCCCCTGGGGCCCg CGACGGGGACACGGACAGCGTCAGCACCATGGTGGTCCACGACGTGGAAGAGATAGCTGGGACCCAGACCCCCTATGGGGGTGGCACCATGGTAGTCCAGCGC ACTCCTGAAGAGGAGCGCAGCCTGCTGCATGCAGACAGCAATGGCTACACAAACCTGCCAGATGTCGTCCAGCCCAGCCACTCACCCACCGAGAGCGGCAAAGGTCAAAGCCCCCCCTCGAAGGATGGAGGTAGTGAT tACCAGTCTCGTGGGCTGGTAAAGGCCCCTGGCAAGAGCTCATTCACGATGTTTGTGGACCTAGGGATCTACCAGCCTGGAGGCAGTGGGGATACCATCCCCAtcacag ccttggtggggggagagggcgGCCGGCTAGATCAGCTCCAGTACGACGTGCGTAAAGGCTCCGTGGTCAACGTGAACCCTACCAACACCCGCGCCCACAGCGAGACCCCCGAGATTCGCAAGTACAAGAAGCGGTTTAATTCAGAGATCCTCTGTGCAGCTCTTTGGG GTGTCAACCTGCTGGTGGGCACAGAGAATGGCCTGATGCTACTGGACCGGAGCGGGCAGGGCAAGGTGTATGGGCTCATCGGGCGGCGGCGCTTCCAGCAAATGGATGTCCTAGAAGGGCTCAACTTGCTCATCACCATCTCAG GGAAAAGGAATAAACTGCGGGTGTACTACCTGTCCTGGCTCCGGAACAAGATTCTGCACAATGACCCGGACGTGGAGAAGAAGCAGGGCTGGACCACCGTGGGCGACATGGAGGGCTGCGGGCACTACCGCGTGG TGAAGTACGAGCGCATTAAGTTCCTGGTCATCGCGCTGAAGAGCTCTGTGGAGGTGTACGCCTGGGCCCCCAAACCCTACCACAAGTTCATGGCCTTCAAG tcCTTCGCAGATCTCCCTCACCGCCCTCTGCTGGTTGACCTGACTGTGGAGGAGGGTCAGCGGCTCAAGGTCATCTATGGCTCCAGTGCCGGCTTCCATGCTGTGGACGTGGACTCGGGGAACAGCTATGACATCTACATCCCTGTGCAT ATCCAGAGCCAGATCACGCCCCATGCCATCATCTTCCTCCCCAACACTGACGGCATGGAGATGCTGCTGTGCTACGAGGACGAAGGCGTCTACGTCAACACATATGGGCGGATCATTAAGGACGTGGTGCTGCAGTGGGGAGAGATGCCCACCTCTGTAG cCTACATCTGCTCCAACCAGATCATGGGCTGGGGTGAGAAAGCCATTGAGATCCGCTCCGTGGAGACAGGCCACCTGGACGGTGTCTTCATGCACAAACGAGCCCAGAGGCTCAAGTTCCTGTGCGAGCGGAATGACAAG GTGTTTTTCGCCTCCGTCCGCTCTGGGGGCAGCAGCCAAGTTTACTTCATGACGCTGAACCGAAACTGCATCATGAACTGGTGA
- the MINK1 gene encoding misshapen-like kinase 1 isoform X10, whose product MGDPAPARSLDDIDLSALRDPAGIFELVEVVGNGTYGQVYKGRHVKTGQLAAIKVMDVTEDEEEEIKQEINMLKKYSHHRNIATYYGAFIKKSPPGNDDQLWLVMEFCGAGSVTDLVKNTKGNALKEDCIAYICREILRGLAHLHAHKVIHRDIKGQNVLLTENAEVKLVDFGVSAQLDRTVGRRNTFIGTPYWMAPEVIACDENPDATYDYRSDIWSLGITAIEMAEGAPPLCDMHPMRALFLIPRNPPPRLKSKKWSKKFTDFIDTCLIKTYLSRPPTEQLLKFPFIRDQPTERQVRIQLKDHIDRSRKKRGEKEETEYEYSGSEEEDDSHGEEGEPSSIMNVPGESTLRREFLRLQQENKSNSEALKQQQQLQQQQQRDPEAHIKHLLHQRQRRIEEQKEERRRVEEQQRREREQRKLQEKEQQRLEDRQALRREEERRQAEREQEYKRKQLEEQRQSERLQRQLQQEHAYLKSLQQQQQQQQQQQKQQQPGLPTDRKPLYHYGRGSSPADKPAWAREVEERTRMNKQQNSPLAKTKPSSTGPEPPLPQAAPGPPGPLSQTPPMQRPVEPQEGPHKSLVAHRVPLKPYAAPVPRSQSLQDQPTRNLAAFPASHEPDPAVPTPTTTPSARGAVIRQNSDPTSEGPGPGPNPPAWVRPDTEAPPKVPQRTSSIAAALNTSGAGGARPTQAVRASNPDLRRSDPSWERPEGALPAHGHLPQAGSLERNRVGASSKLDSSPVLSPGNKAKPDDHRSRPGRPASYKRAIGEDFVLLKERALDDAPRPPKKAMDYSSSSEEVESSEDEDESNGEPSEGSRDPPGARDGDTDSVSTMVVHDVEEIAGTQTPYGGGTMVVQRTPEEERSLLHADSNGYTNLPDVVQPSHSPTESGKGQSPPSKDGGSDYQSRGLVKAPGKSSFTMFVDLGIYQPGGSGDTIPITALVGGEGGRLDQLQYDVRKGSVVNVNPTNTRAHSETPEIRKYKKRFNSEILCAALWGVNLLVGTENGLMLLDRSGQGKVYGLIGRRRFQQMDVLEGLNLLITISGKRNKLRVYYLSWLRNKILHNDPDVEKKQGWTTVGDMEGCGHYRVVKYERIKFLVIALKSSVEVYAWAPKPYHKFMAFKSFADLPHRPLLVDLTVEEGQRLKVIYGSSAGFHAVDVDSGNSYDIYIPVHIQSQITPHAIIFLPNTDGMEMLLCYEDEGVYVNTYGRIIKDVVLQWGEMPTSVAYICSNQIMGWGEKAIEIRSVETGHLDGVFMHKRAQRLKFLCERNDKVFFASVRSGGSSQVYFMTLNRNCIMNW is encoded by the exons GACCCTGCTGGAATCTTCGAGCTGGTGGAAGTGGTCGGAAATGGAACTTACGGACAGGTGTACAAG GGTCGGCACGTCAAGACTGGGCAGCTGGCTGCCATCAAGGTCATGGATGTCACGGAG gatgaggaggaagagatcAAACAGGAGATCAACATGTTGAAGAAATATTCTCACCACCGTAACATCGCCACCTACTATGGGGCCTTCATAAAGAAGAGCCCCCCCGGGAATGACGACCAGCTCTGG CTGGTGATGGAGTTCTGTGGGGCTGGCTCCGTGACAGACCTAGTGAAGAACACAAAGGGGAATGCCCTGAAGGAGGACTGTATCGCCTACATTTGCAGGGAGATTCTCCGG ggtCTGGCCCATCTCCATGCCCACAAGGTGATCCATCGAGACATCAAAGGGCAGAACGTGCTGCTGACAGAGAACGCCGAGGTCAAGCTAG TGGACTTTGGGGTGAGTGCTCAGCTGGACCGCACTGTGGGCAGGCGGAACACTTTCATCGGGACCCCCTACTGGATGGCCCCAGAGGTCATCGCCTGTGATGAGAACCCCGATGCCACCTATGACTACAGG AGTGACATTTGGTCTCTAGGAATCACAGCCATCGAGATGGCAGAGGGGGCCCCCC CTCTGTGTGACATGCACCCCATGCGAGCCCTCTTCCTCATCCCACGGAACCCACCCCCCAGACTCAAGTCCAAGAAATG GTCTAAGAAGTTCACTGACTTCATTGACACGTGTCTTATCAAGACCTACTTGAGCCGCCCACCTACAGAGCAGCTGCTCAAGTTCCCCTTCATCCGGGACCAGCCCACAGAGCGGCAGGTCCGCATCCAGCTCAAGGACCACATCGACCGCTCCCGCAAGAAGCGAGGCGAGAAAG AGGAGACGGAGTACGAGTACAGCGGCAGTGAGGAGGAGGATGACAGCCATGGAGAGGAGGGCGAGCCCAG CTCTATCATGAACGTGCCGGGGGAATCCACACTGCGCCGGGAGTTCCTGCGGCTGCAGCAGGAGAACAAGAGCAACTCTGAGGCtttgaagcagcagcagcagctgcagcagcagcagcaacgaGACCCTGAGGCACACATCAAGCATCTCCTGCACCAGCGCCAGCGCCGCAtcgaggagcagaaggaggagcgGCGGCGCGTGGAGGAG CAACAGCGGCGGGAGCGGGAGCAGCGGAAGCTgcaggagaaggagcagcagcGCCTGGAGGACCGGCAGGCCCTGCGGCGGGAGGAGGAGAGGCGGCAGGCTGAGCGGGAGCAG GAGTACAAGCGGAAGCAGCTGGAGGAGCAGCGGCAGTCCGAGCGGCTCCAGAGGCAGCTGCAGCAGGAGCACGCCTACCTCAAGtccctgcagcagcagcagcagcagcagcagcagcagcagaagcagcagcaaccGGGCTTGCCCACCGATAGGAAGCCGCTATACCACTACGGCCGGGGCAGCAGTCCCGCTGACAAGCCTGCTTGGGCACGAGAG GTTGAGGAGAGGACAAGGATGAACAAGCAGCAGAACTCCCCCTTGGCCAAGACCAAGCCAAGCAGCACAGGGCCTGAGCCCCCCCTTCCCCAGGCCGCCCCCGGGCCTCCGGGCCCCCTTTCCCAAACTCCGCCTATGCAGAGGCCGGTGGAGCCCCAGGAGGGACCGCACAAG AGCCTGGTGGCACACCGGGTCCCACTGAAGCCATATGCAGCGCCTGTACCCCGATCCCAGTCCCTGCAGGACCAGCCCACCCGAAACCTGGCTGCCTTCCCAGCCTCCCATGAGCCTGACCCCGCTGTCCCCACGCCCACCACCACGCCCAGCGCCCGAGGAGCCGTCATCCGCCAGAATTCAGATCCCACCTCCGAAGGGCCTGGCCCCGGCCCAAACCCCCCAGCCTGGGTCCGGCCGGATACTGAGGCCCCCCCCAAG gTGCCTCAGAGGACCTCCTCCATTGCTGCCGCGCTCAACACCAGTGGGGCCGGAGGGGCCCGGCCCACTCAGGCTGTCCGCGCCAG CAACCCGGATCTCAGGAGGAGCGACCCCAGCTGGGAGCGGCCGGAAGGTGCCCTCCCCGCTCACGGGCACCTGCCCCAGGCTGGCTCGCTGGAGCGGAACCGTGTAGGAG CCTCCTCCAAACTGGATAGTTCCCCAGTGCTCTCCCCTGGGAACAAAGCCAAGCCTGATGACCACCGCTCACGGCCAGGCCGGCCCGCA AGCTATAAGCGTGCCATCGGTGAG gATTTCGTGCTGTTGAAGGAGCGAGCCCTGGACGATGCCCCACGGCCACCCAAGAAGGCCATGGATTACTCGTCCTCCAGTGAGGAGGTGGAGAGCAGTGAAGATGAGGATGAAAGCAACGGCGAGCCCTCAGAGGGGAGCAGAGACCCCCCTGGGGCCCg CGACGGGGACACGGACAGCGTCAGCACCATGGTGGTCCACGACGTGGAAGAGATAGCTGGGACCCAGACCCCCTATGGGGGTGGCACCATGGTAGTCCAGCGC ACTCCTGAAGAGGAGCGCAGCCTGCTGCATGCAGACAGCAATGGCTACACAAACCTGCCAGATGTCGTCCAGCCCAGCCACTCACCCACCGAGAGCGGCAAAGGTCAAAGCCCCCCCTCGAAGGATGGAGGTAGTGAT tACCAGTCTCGTGGGCTGGTAAAGGCCCCTGGCAAGAGCTCATTCACGATGTTTGTGGACCTAGGGATCTACCAGCCTGGAGGCAGTGGGGATACCATCCCCAtcacag ccttggtggggggagagggcgGCCGGCTAGATCAGCTCCAGTACGACGTGCGTAAAGGCTCCGTGGTCAACGTGAACCCTACCAACACCCGCGCCCACAGCGAGACCCCCGAGATTCGCAAGTACAAGAAGCGGTTTAATTCAGAGATCCTCTGTGCAGCTCTTTGGG GTGTCAACCTGCTGGTGGGCACAGAGAATGGCCTGATGCTACTGGACCGGAGCGGGCAGGGCAAGGTGTATGGGCTCATCGGGCGGCGGCGCTTCCAGCAAATGGATGTCCTAGAAGGGCTCAACTTGCTCATCACCATCTCAG GGAAAAGGAATAAACTGCGGGTGTACTACCTGTCCTGGCTCCGGAACAAGATTCTGCACAATGACCCGGACGTGGAGAAGAAGCAGGGCTGGACCACCGTGGGCGACATGGAGGGCTGCGGGCACTACCGCGTGG TGAAGTACGAGCGCATTAAGTTCCTGGTCATCGCGCTGAAGAGCTCTGTGGAGGTGTACGCCTGGGCCCCCAAACCCTACCACAAGTTCATGGCCTTCAAG tcCTTCGCAGATCTCCCTCACCGCCCTCTGCTGGTTGACCTGACTGTGGAGGAGGGTCAGCGGCTCAAGGTCATCTATGGCTCCAGTGCCGGCTTCCATGCTGTGGACGTGGACTCGGGGAACAGCTATGACATCTACATCCCTGTGCAT ATCCAGAGCCAGATCACGCCCCATGCCATCATCTTCCTCCCCAACACTGACGGCATGGAGATGCTGCTGTGCTACGAGGACGAAGGCGTCTACGTCAACACATATGGGCGGATCATTAAGGACGTGGTGCTGCAGTGGGGAGAGATGCCCACCTCTGTAG cCTACATCTGCTCCAACCAGATCATGGGCTGGGGTGAGAAAGCCATTGAGATCCGCTCCGTGGAGACAGGCCACCTGGACGGTGTCTTCATGCACAAACGAGCCCAGAGGCTCAAGTTCCTGTGCGAGCGGAATGACAAG GTGTTTTTCGCCTCCGTCCGCTCTGGGGGCAGCAGCCAAGTTTACTTCATGACGCTGAACCGAAACTGCATCATGAACTGGTGA